AAATGCGTCACTATAACGTTGGGACATCGTTTAATTCCTCTGTTTTATAGAGGCGACAACTAGTCTGACGCAGGGGGCTGTCCGTCCGGTGCCGGATGGTGGCGAAGGTTGATTCGATGGGGTTGGTGGTCCGAATGTGCTGCCAGTGTTCGGCTGGGAAATCAAAAAAGGTCAGCAAGGCACCCCGGTCCTTGTATAGGCAGTCCACCGCTTTCGGGTACTTGGCCCCATAGGTGCGAATGAAGTGATCGAAGGCTTTTCCGCACCGGCCCGGTCCTCGGCGTTCCAGATCTCGCGCAGGGCTTCTTTGGCCTTGGGTTGCGTTCCCTTGGGCAGGTAGTTCAAGACATTGGCGGTCTTGTGAACCCAGCAGCGCTGCTGCCGGGTCTCGGGATAGATTTCCGACAGCGCCGCCCAAAAACCCAAAGCGCCGTCTCCCACCGCCAGCTTCGGCGCAATCGTCAGCCCGCGTGCCTTCAATCCCAACAGCACTTCCCGCCAACTCTGCGTCGATTCCCGCACCCCATCCTCAATGGCCAGAAAATGTTTCTCCCCCCGATCATTGACACCAATGATCACTAGGCCTGATCATCCGCCCGAAGACCACTGTAAATGCCATCGGCCCACCAATACACCCACCTGTCTTTGCTCAGATCCTGGCGGCACCATGCTTCGTATTCCTCCTCCCATTGGCGCTTCAACCGGCCGATCACCGCAGGCGACAATCCCTTGGCCTCCGGTTCCAGCAGCACTTCCAGAGCCTCCTGCATCTGACCTGTGGAGATCCCTTTCAGATACAACCAAGGCAGGGCGGCTTCCACCCGCCTGGCCTTGCGGATGTACGGCGGGACCAGGGAGGAATGAAAAACCACCGACTCCCCATGACGGCTCCTCACCTTGGGCATTTTCACCTCCACAGGGCCAATCCCCGTCAGTATCTCCCGCTCCGGATGATAGCCATTGCGGACCACCGCCCGCCGCCCCTGCGCATCACGAACCTGGGCATAGTGCGCCAGCATTTCCTCCAATTCCGCCTCGATGGCCTGCTGGATCAATCGCTTCGCTCCCTGTCTCAGCAGTTCAGTCAACGGGTCTTCAATCACCTCTGGCGTCCGAAACTCAACTACGCTATCTTTGCTCATGGTGGCGTACCTCCTCTGTTGGTCTTCAGTCTTTGTCAAACCGAATTTCAACAGGGTACGCCGCCTCTATCAACCCTTGCTCATACACCACTTTCGATCATAACTCGGCGTGAAGTGTAGGGAGGGGGTAAGCGGGACGGGCTATTTCCGCCCCGCATGATGGTTACTTGAAGCGCAATTTGTCTTTGTTTTTGGCGATGACTTTGGAGCCAATGCCCTTGACTCGTTTGGCCAGATCCTTGCCGTCTTTGAACGGTCCATTGCTTTCCCGTTCCTTGACGATGGCGGCGGCCCGCGCTTTGCCCACGCCGCTCAGTTCCTGGGCGATTGCTTTGGCATCGGCTTTGTTGACATTGACCGCCGCCAGTGCGAACTGGCTGGCCAGCAGCAGGCAAAATCCGATAAGGGATTGGAAAAGCGATTTATTCATAAAGATCTCCTTTCGTGGATAATAAAGTTGCAGATGGAAATTTAGCTCAGCAGTGAGCTTGCGACTGTGAAGCCGATCTCAGAAATGAAAAGTGAAAAATTGCTTTAATGCAGGTGTAAGAAAATTCGTCCGAACTAGCAAGATTTCCTATGGCGCATCTTTTTCACTTCCCTTTCCAAGTGGTCAGCAGTTTGTTTGGATCGTCCCGATAAGCAGCCAAAACCCGCTCAAGCGCTTTGATTTTCTCCTGGGCATTTGAAGATATACTCAACACTGGCAAAGTCAGGACGCACTCCAGGATTCGAGTATTGCGCTGGTGATGCAACTGTTGTTCGAGGTTTAGATTCGCCGTCTCAGGCCGCTTCATATATTCCCCTTGCAGGTTGCACTTCAAATACTGAAAACGTTACTCGGTTTCCTTGAAAAGCGATAACAGAGGGCCTGCCAAGGCGTGGAGGAATCCCGCGGCCTTTTTCCTCCATCGGCCTTCATAGTCGTAACCGATAGAGACACTGTAGGAGCTGTCGGTGAAGGTCGGCGCCTTGGTGAAAGCGAAATCTGGATCATTCAGCAGTTCCTGGTCCAAGCGTGTCTCCAGTTGGTCGAAGGCATGCTTCACGGCGTTTTCATGGGATTCATCCGCTACAGGTTCAGGCATGAACTCGAATTCCATCAGGAACATCCCAGCCTTTCTTCCAGGGATGGAGAAGCTAATGTGGGATGGTTACAGAATGAAATTTACTATTTATTTTAGAGATTAATTCATCATAGGAGAATTTTGAGGCTGCAGCAATTTCCTTGGCTCTAGAGAAAGAGATTTTTGCTTGTTGAATGTTTCTCATTTCTATTAGCCATTCTGTTTTAAGAAATAAGGGAATAGGAGTATCTTGTTTGAGTAAGTGAGCTCGCTCTAGGGCTGACAAGGCATTTAGCTTCTTCCCAAGCTTCCATTGATATTGTGCATTGTATAAGGCTATTTTGTATTTATCTTTGGCGCTACGAGTATTCAGTGTTTCCGCTTTAGTTAGTAACGAAGAATATTGGTTTAGGGGAATATTGCAGGTATTTTCCAATCCTAGTCGGGCAAGCTCGAGAATGCCTGTTAACGATTGATCATCTATTGGAGAACTCAAGCTGTCGGTGATATTATTTATTGCCTGCGGTTCTAATGTATGATCTCGCATACATTGAATATAAAGCCGCTGCAACATTGGCCCGTTTCCATTAACTGGAGCAAGGATACTTAAAGCATCATTATAATGTTCTTGCCGGGTAAGTTCTTCTGCGATGGTTGCTGTTACTCTGTAAGATTGGGGGTGGATTTGGTAGGCATAATTATAGAAACTTGTATATGAACTCCAAGTTTGCACTCTAATAAAAGTTAATGTTGATAAGAAAAATAAAATAGCGACAACCATTAGTTTTTTTGTTGTGGGACTAATATTAGAATTCAAATAATAAAATAAACTAAATATTGCTAAAAATACACCATAGGATGGCAAGTAATTTCTATGTTCATATATGAGTTCTAATGGCAGAACAGTGGACTCCAACAAGTGTCCCACAAAGAAAAAAATAATGCCAAATGCTAATAAAGGCATACTATTTCTTACGAAATAAGTAATAAATAGCAGTATTGAAATGCCAAAAAAAGATATTATTGTCGTAGGGGGCGTTAACCATCCATGGGAGACGATGAAGTCATCGTGGAAAAAACCCATGGTTCTTTGGATAGGGAGGATTAGTTGAAAAATGTACAGCCAAAGTACACGAAATTCAGTGAGAACTCGTTGATATAAAGTAAAAGGTCTTCCATCATAATTTAGGGAAAAACTCATATGGAATATAAAATAATAGAGACAAATTAGTAAAGGTATAAATAAAAAAATTATAAAAAAAATAGTAAGGTAACGTTTTGTATGTTTTTCTCCATGAAATCGAAAAAGAAATAATTCGGTAATTAATAAAAACAATGGTAATAAAAGACCGTTTTCCTTGCTAAATGCTGATAGGGGAATGAAAAGGATAAAAGAAATGGCAATTAGCCAATACCCATTATTTTGCAATATTTGCCGTTTACGTCCTATGATATAAGTTAATAAGCCTGAAAATACAAATAAAGCAGAGAGTTGGGCCATTCGTTGTACAGTGTATAACACTGTGCTTACGTGCAATGGGTGCAAAAGCCAAAGAGAGGAGAGGATGGTTGGCAACCGCCATGAATGTCTTGAAATTATTTTTTTGTTATAGGTATAAATGTGTGCTGTAAGAAAGAATAAAATTAATGCAATAATTAGGTGAATGATAAGATTTGTAAATTTCCATGCAAATATATTTCTGCCATTATATATGGCGTTGAGTAGGAACGTGGCCATGGATATTGGACGCTTCAGAGGGCCACTATCACTGAGAAGGCTCCTCCACCATTTTATATTTTCTGTTGAAATGTTGTCTATTATCGGTATTAGCTGCGGATAATCATCAAGAAGCAGGGGACCGTACAAGCCTTGCCAATAGATAGAGAGAGTGCACCCTAGTAATATGAGAAATAAAAAATGGGGTAAATAAAATTTTAGATTTTTGCTTTTAAAAGCCATATTGATTTCTATCAATTTCAAATATGTTTTTTTCATTAAATTTATTTAATTCATTTCGCATTGACTGTATTATGGAAGTATAGGCTCCAATAAAATCCTTCTGTTCTATAAGTTTAAGCTGTTCTTCAGCGTTATTATAATCTCGCAAAACAATCAATAAATTGGCTAGGTTTAGACGAGGTTGAATCTCCGCCGGCGCTAATTGTGTTGCAAGCTGGCTGAAGAAAAGAGCGCTTTTATAATCATTAACGTAATTGGCTAAATATTCTGAAAAACTTGTCGCAATTATGGCTCCAAATCGTCCCTTTAAGTAAGGATTGCTTCCGATTGCCTGGATAATTTCAGTTAGCTGTTCATCAGGTAATAGGCAGTTACCTGCCATTTTGCATTGGAACAAATTATTGATGGCAATTGTAGTAGATGAATTAATTGGTTTTGTTGAAAGAGTTTCTAGTAAGCGATGAAAATCGCTTTTGCTTAATTTTTTTCCATGATTAATGTTTAGTAAAATCTTACTTATAAATCCGATTGGTTCGGGTTTTATCTCAATTGCTTTTTGGAAATATATATTTGCTTGCGAAAAAATATATTTTTTATTGTTAATTACAGGGTTATCCAGAAGCATGGATAAGGTGCGTCCCGCTTCATAATTTGCTCTAAATGAATTTGGGTGGTGTTCTACTTCAAACAGACTGAATTTTAATGGATCACTCCACTGCTTTGCACGTATTGAAGTATTAAAAGCGAATAGTAATATTAGTACAAGGACTGCAATACGTGTAATTTTAGAATTTATTTTATAACCACATTGAGCTAGTATGTAAAAAGCAGAGAGAATGATACCATATGAAGGAAGGTAATTTCGGTGTTCATAAAATAATTCTAAAGGAAATATTGTTGATTCAAGAGCATGTCCTGAGAGGAAAAATAATATCCCAAGAGCCACAATAGGAGTTCGTTTGGATATGACGACTGTTAGAATAAATAGTCCCGCTAATCCTAATATTGAAACTATTGTTGTTGCCGGATTGAAAAATCCATGTGATATTTCAAAATCATCATGAAATAACCCCAGTTTGGCATTGTTTGGAAGTAGAATCATATGAAGGTAACTCCAAATAATTCTTGGCTCTGTTAGTAACCGTTGCTGTAGGGTAAATTCTCGATTTGAATAACCTCCAATTAATACTTCTGGGTCTATTATCAAGAGAGTGATTACTAAAATAGCTGGGAAAACTAAGGTAAGTGATAAAAGCGTATAAATATAATATTTCGTTTTATTGTTATAAGTCGTAAATCGGAAAACAATGGATTCAACTATGAGTATATATAGTGGCATCAAGGCAGCATTTTCTTTTGAGAATATACCAAGTATTCCAAAAAATATAATACCAAATAATATTATTCCAGCTCCATGCTTTCCTTCCAGCATACGTAATCTACCCCAAACATAGAACACTAAGCCACTAAGCGTAAACAGTGCTGCGAGACTGGTCATTCGTTGTACGATGTATAAGACGCTTGTTAGCTGAATGGGATGTAATAGCCAACCTGCTGCAACAATTAGAGCTAGCAAATGAATTTGGCTATTACTTATTGATGATTTCCATACCTTTCTGTAACTCTCTAATAAGAGTAATGTCAATACGAATACTAATATTCCATTAATAAGATGGATAATTAAATTTACTAGCTTAAAATAGTAAGGGCTAAATCCTGTGAAATAATAATTTAAACCAAAACTTAACATGCTAATTGGTCGTTTTAATACACCACTGAATCCGGAATTCAGTACATGTAATAACTCCTGTTTCCCAAGTTTATCAATTTTTATATGATCGTTATTTATGATGTTTGGAATATCATCGAAGATAAAACCGCCAGTAAGGCCTTGTGCGTATACTAGGAAGGTGCTAGCCAATACAAATAATAGAAGAATCAGAACGGAGGAAGATTTCATGCAACACTCAATGTTATATAAAATAATGGTTGTTTTTGCTGTTAGATTTATTTTTTTAAACAAAAACGCCCCGATTAACGGGGCGTCATAAGGAGTCAATCTGAGTTAAGGGTTAGCCGCGGCAATTTGCAGGACGGTATTTATCATCCAAGGTGCCTCCGGTGCAGGTCCATGTTACTCCGGACGAGCTACCTACTCCCCTGAATATGATTGTTTCACCAGCAGCTGCATCGCCGCCGATTGCCTTAAATGCAACGGTAACATTTCCCGCAGTAGTACTAACTTGTGTATATCCGAGGGATTGAATAATTGCTGTACTAGTTGTAACAAAACCTGCTGCTGTTCCGGTTGCCGGCATTGCGCCTTGAGATGTGTAGTACTCAGATACAGATGCTTTTGCAGCTGAAGCTGCTACTATACCTTCTGAAACCTTAGCGCGAATGGTGTAATCTTGGTAAGCAGGAATCGCAATCGCCGCCAAAATGCCGATGATCGCCACCACGATCATCAATTCGATCAAGGTAAAACCCTGTTGTGTGCGTTTCATCATGAATACTCTCCTAGTTAGAGTGGTTGAAAAAAAATGTAAAAATGCTTTACGCAAAAATATCAAGCAAAAGCCTTGCCAACTTTTACGGGGCTTTTTAATCAATGAGTTAGACTTTTAACGGGTTGGCAGGTGACGGGCTTGGGTTGAAAGACGGGTCTAAAAGTGACAATTTTTGTCACCGTGTTATCGGGGTAGGTTTTATTTCGGCCTCACCCGCCAGAGAATGGCCATGGCGGCTATTGTGCGTGACCATGACTAGAGCCAGGTGACGGGCCTGAGCGGCAATCAATAGGTCACTGCGTCCAATGGGCTATCCCTGGCTTTCCAGGTAAGTGCTGATGTCCGCTAATTGTTCTGTTGCCTAAAAAATTGATTCAGAAACGTCCATGCGCTTATGAAGCACGCGAATAATTTCAATTTGGCTGGAAGCGGTCCGGTAATAAATTACATGGCTGGCGATGGGAAATTTTCTATAGCCACGCTTAATGTAATCACAGCGCTTGCCAAGCTCTGGATTATCGGCTAATTGATGAAACATATCATCAAGTTGAGCCAGGTATTTATCGCGCTGACCGACTCCCCAGCGTTGTTGCGTATATTTGGCAATACCTACCAGGTCGTTTTTGGCCGCGTTGGTGAGGGAGAAATGAGGCAATATCTAGTGGATGTCGCTGTTCAGTTCGTCAATAAGCCCTGTAAGCGTGTAGTCTGACATCCCACTTTGTTCGCCTTCTTCAAGCAATTTTCGAAGGGTGGCAAGCTTGGTTTCTTCCTCTTCCAATAACCGCAGAGCGGCGCGAATCACTTCGCTGGCGGAAGAAAACCGCCCTGTTTTCAGTTGCCTATTAATAAAGTCCTCAAAGTGGGGGCCAAGGGTAATGCTGGTGTTTTTGCTCATTTCACAATTCCTGAAGGAGTACCAATATTTGGTACTATAGTAAGGCATAACGACTGCGTCAACCCGGCTGACTAACCTGCCAGGGCGCTGTAACGCAATTCATAACGAATTATAAATGACGTGGTTCTGCCAGGGGTTCTCCCTGATTCAAAAGCTGTAGGTGAAAAAGGTTATAATAAACAGATTTTTCATTCCAAAATGCTAGATCTACGATTTTTCCGGCAAGCGGTCAATAGGTAAGGAGCGAAATGACGCAACAAGACACTTTGCAGTTGGGTATTGACGGGTTCAGTTACGGGGATTTGTACGACCCCTTTAAGTTAAAAGAGTTAACCGGCGCTTTCGACCGTTTTGTCGAAGAGCGGGACCCGGGATTATTGACCGAGTTTGATGAATACCGCGCCTGCCGGGGCGAAGGCATGGCGCCGGAAAAGATTTCCGAATTGCTGGTGCGGATGGCGCCGTTTGTGGGCTCTTTTGTGGCCAGGTTGTTTAATCTGGAAGAATACCGCAGCGCGCAGATGCGCAGGATTGTGGCGGAGATGGAAACGGTTTTCCGCTTCCGCAATGAAATTGTCGGCAAGGAAGCGGCCAAGCGATTCAAGCGGGAGAAACTCGAGGATTGGGATATTGTCGCGCTCAAGCGACAGTTCAATAGCTTGCTAGAAGCGTTGGCGGAAAATTTGTCCGACCGGGAAAAGTCTGTGGCCGGTTTGGCGGTCGCGCTTCAACGGCTAAACGAGCATTTCCGGACGTTGGAAAACAGCGGTGAAGCGGAAGGCGAATTCGGAGCTGAAGTTGAGGAATACCGTTCCAAACTGCAAGCCCACTCCCAGGCGCGGGAAGTGTGGGGTAAAATTTTGGCGCAACCGGCATCGGAACTGGTGACGGCGCTGTATGAATGCGTCCTGCGTTGGAGTTGGGCGGTTCCCCGGTGCCCTGATTTGCAATCGGAAGTCGCGGGCTGGGTGAGCTTCAAAACCCCGGCGCGGACCGACGTCAATCATCTGGTTGAGCACGAGTGGCTGGAGCGGC
The Methylothermaceae bacteria B42 genome window above contains:
- a CDS encoding pilus assembly protein PilE, coding for MKRTQQGFTLIELMIVVAIIGILAAIAIPAYQDYTIRAKVSEGIVAASAAKASVSEYYTSQGAMPATGTAAGFVTTSTAIIQSLGYTQVSTTAGNVTVAFKAIGGDAAAGETIIFRGVGSSSGVTWTCTGGTLDDKYRPANCRG
- a CDS encoding plasmid stabilization protein ParE yields the protein MPHFSLTNAAKNDLVGIAKYTQQRWGVGQRDKYLAQLDDMFHQLADNPELGKRCDYIKRGYRKFPIASHVIYYRTASSQIEIIRVLHKRMDVSESIF
- a CDS encoding antitoxin, with protein sequence MSKNTSITLGPHFEDFINRQLKTGRFSSASEVIRAALRLLEEEETKLATLRKLLEEGEQSGMSDYTLTGLIDELNSDIH